A stretch of Calditrichota bacterium DNA encodes these proteins:
- a CDS encoding 4Fe-4S binding protein, whose protein sequence is MNNTFDVDRLKPPVIKHKATGKGQLFRRYFDRRRQTLRAGIHRTSLWRIGVQSFFTLVSLWSGWRFAQFVKAAQLPGDAPLPPRPPSVEGYLPISGLMGLVDWFYHGSLNVIHPAATMLLLIFIAISLVLRKAFCGWICPVGFISDNLARLGRAILGRNFRIWKGADIALRSLKYLILAFFIWAIYAMPPMALRAFIESPYNKVADAKMLMFFVNIGMTGAVVIGLLILLSILVQGFWCRYLCPYGALMGLFSWASPVKVRRAPDICTDCGICDQVCPSRLPVMTKPQISSVECLGCGDCVVSCPVKGALMIGIPEQKFSFRRMTALILILFATGWGLAQLTGTWQSHLSDSEYRYHIERMDSDDYGHPGR, encoded by the coding sequence ATGAACAACACCTTCGACGTCGACCGGCTCAAGCCGCCGGTCATCAAACATAAGGCGACCGGCAAGGGTCAGCTTTTTCGCCGATACTTCGACCGGCGCCGGCAGACTCTCCGCGCCGGCATCCACCGCACATCGCTCTGGCGGATCGGGGTGCAGTCGTTCTTCACTCTGGTATCGCTCTGGTCGGGGTGGAGGTTTGCGCAGTTCGTCAAAGCCGCACAATTGCCGGGCGACGCGCCGCTTCCACCCCGGCCGCCATCGGTCGAAGGCTACCTCCCGATTAGCGGCCTAATGGGGCTGGTGGACTGGTTCTATCACGGATCTCTCAATGTCATCCATCCGGCGGCAACGATGTTGCTGCTCATCTTCATCGCGATTTCCCTCGTCCTGCGCAAAGCCTTCTGCGGGTGGATATGTCCGGTCGGATTCATCAGCGACAACCTCGCGCGGCTCGGGAGGGCGATCCTGGGCCGCAATTTCCGCATCTGGAAAGGGGCGGATATAGCGCTGCGGTCGCTTAAATATCTGATCCTTGCTTTCTTCATTTGGGCGATCTATGCAATGCCTCCGATGGCGCTGAGAGCATTCATTGAATCGCCTTACAACAAGGTAGCCGACGCGAAGATGCTGATGTTTTTCGTCAACATTGGCATGACCGGTGCGGTCGTCATCGGGCTTTTGATTCTACTCTCAATTCTGGTGCAAGGCTTCTGGTGCCGGTATCTTTGCCCCTACGGAGCCTTGATGGGGCTCTTTAGTTGGGCTTCGCCGGTAAAGGTCCGACGCGCTCCAGACATTTGCACCGATTGCGGTATATGCGATCAGGTCTGCCCATCGCGATTGCCGGTAATGACTAAACCGCAGATATCCAGTGTCGAGTGCCTCGGTTGCGGCGACTGCGTCGTCAGTTGCCCGGTAAAAGGAGCGCTGATGATCGGTATTCCCGAACAGAAGTTTTCATTCCGGCGAATGACCGCGCTGATATTAATCCTTTTCGCAACCGGCTGGGGTCTTGCGCAACTGACCGGCACCTGGCAGAGCCATCTGTCGGATAGCGAGTATCGCTATCATATCGAGCGGATGGATAGCGATGACTACGGGCATCCGGGAAGATAG